The Flammeovirgaceae bacterium genome contains a region encoding:
- a CDS encoding aminopeptidase P N-terminal domain-containing protein, which produces MRYRKINKQLFIDNRKRLVKELKPGSVAVFNSNDIMPTNADGTMKFRQNSDLFYLTGVDQEESILVICPDYPDKKMREVLFLRETNDTIATWEGHKLTKQEARELTGIETVLWTSEFHRVFNTMMVMGGVEQVYLNTNEHYRADVVVQTRDSRFIAWCKEKYPLHKYERVAPIMSKLRAIKSKYEIELMQQACNITASAFQRVLKFVKPGVKEYEIEAEFMHEFLRNGSRGFAYEPIIASGADSCVLHYIQNEKVCKAGDVLLLDVGAEYANYNADMTRTIPVSGRFTKRQRDVYNAVLRVKRAAYQLLRPGMVYFDYHKEVQKIMESELLKLKLIDKTDIKKQSPEKPAFMKYFMHGTGHHLGLDVHDTGNMFAKMKEGMVWTVEPGIYIKEEGLGIRLENNVVITKNGLHDLMKNIPIEAEEIEDLMHSK; this is translated from the coding sequence ATGCGATACAGGAAAATCAACAAACAATTGTTTATTGACAACCGCAAACGCCTGGTAAAGGAACTCAAACCGGGCTCGGTTGCAGTTTTCAACTCCAACGACATCATGCCTACCAATGCCGATGGCACGATGAAGTTCAGGCAGAACAGCGACCTGTTTTACCTTACCGGGGTTGACCAGGAAGAATCCATCCTCGTAATCTGCCCCGATTATCCGGATAAAAAAATGCGAGAGGTGTTGTTCCTGCGCGAAACCAACGACACCATCGCCACCTGGGAAGGGCATAAACTCACCAAACAGGAAGCCCGCGAACTGACCGGTATTGAAACGGTACTATGGACGTCCGAATTCCACCGTGTTTTTAACACCATGATGGTGATGGGGGGTGTTGAGCAGGTGTATCTCAATACCAACGAGCACTACCGGGCCGATGTGGTGGTACAAACCCGCGACAGCCGGTTTATTGCCTGGTGCAAGGAAAAATATCCATTGCATAAGTACGAACGCGTGGCGCCTATCATGTCAAAGTTGCGGGCTATCAAGTCGAAATATGAAATTGAGTTGATGCAACAGGCCTGTAACATTACTGCCAGCGCTTTTCAACGGGTATTGAAGTTTGTAAAGCCGGGTGTGAAGGAATATGAAATTGAGGCGGAGTTTATGCACGAGTTTTTGCGTAACGGTTCACGCGGTTTCGCCTATGAGCCGATTATTGCCAGCGGGGCCGACTCGTGTGTGCTGCATTACATTCAGAATGAAAAGGTTTGCAAGGCAGGCGATGTGCTCTTGCTGGATGTTGGTGCCGAATACGCCAACTACAATGCCGACATGACGCGCACCATCCCGGTCAGTGGTCGGTTTACCAAACGGCAAAGAGATGTGTACAACGCAGTGCTGCGCGTAAAACGTGCCGCCTACCAGTTGCTGAGGCCGGGCATGGTATATTTTGATTATCATAAGGAGGTGCAGAAGATCATGGAGAGCGAACTGCTGAAGCTTAAACTGATTGATAAAACCGACATCAAAAAGCAATCACCCGAAAAGCCGGCCTTCATGAAATATTTCATGCACGGCACAGGCCATCATTTGGGTTTGGATGTACACGACACCGGCAACATGTTCGCCAAAATGAAAGAAGGCATGGTGTGGACGGTAGAGCCGGGCATTTATATAAAGGAGGAAGGCCTGGGCATCCGCCTGGAGAATA